In Papaver somniferum cultivar HN1 chromosome 9, ASM357369v1, whole genome shotgun sequence, the genomic stretch TAAATACCCaagttcaaattcatttcaactcacatcataatttctaaatctctctggAATTTTTTTATCTCTCAATATTCTTATGATCTAAAACAAGATTAACTAATCAAACATTCTATACACTTCTtagtttcttgtaatatggattcacaatctcaaagttAAGGCGACGGTATAGGTAAAAAGGCCAAAGTTTGGGGGTGCAAAATTCAGCATCACAGAAGATGAATGTATCTGTCgtaattatgtttattttacccaagattgtatcgatggtgcacaacaacatggtaacaccatgtgggataacatatttctGAGATATCAAGAGATAACCATGAAAATCAATGATCGTGATGCAAGTGAGTTGTCGCGATGCTTCATTGTAATCAATAGGGAAGTCGCCGATTATGTTGCATCGATAATGAAAGCCaacacttcattgtaatcaaTAGGGAAGTCGCCGACTATGTTGCATCGATAATGAAAGCCAACAGAGCCCGTGAGAGTGCTTTTGTAGATGGTGATGTTGAAATACAGGTTCATACAAAATGGCAGCATAAAAATGGCAAAATTTTCCAattcgaaagttgttatcatattttaaaGGTGTTGAAAAATATAATCCATACGTGTTAGCATCTAATCAACAAGTACATGAAAGGTCACCATAcaattcttctccctcaacaccaaattcttcatcATATTCTTCACCAGATATCCCAAGAAATCCAAATATCAACTTAGTTCTCAATAATGATGAtgctaataaattttttttttggaagaaacaAAGCAAGACTTACTACAAAATTAGCTGAAGAAGGGGGAAGCTTCGATGGTTTTAACATGGCagagtttatggaacatcagaATACCGTCGAGAAGTAAAGAGTGGTTGACaggaaatttcaaaacagggAGACGAAAAAAGTCAGCTTTTTCAGGAAAAATTTGTCAATGACTATGATAATCATAACATTCTCCAAGCTGACACTTCAATTATGAACCCCAAGCAAAAACATGTGTGGTAAATCGATATTGACAGGCTACAAGCACATATTGAACAACAAGGCTGGATTTAATAACAACCAAGATGGTGgtaatgatgaggatgatgagttcGATGTACTAGTACCTCTAGATAATTGATAtattaattttagttttagtttgaaatgaaaagttgCTTAATTTGAAATGTCGTTGCATTGTACTTAATAATAAGTTTAAGTCATTAACTTAATATTGAATAAACAAACTACAAAAAAATTGACAATTGAATGTTTAAACTGATACATAAAATGAAATTTAAATACACCCATCGGCTTTTCCATACTCCGCCAAAGATTCACTCTCGGATCTTCTCTTAATCTGTCATAAAGATTCTGGCTATAAATGTAATCTTTTTGTGGTTGAATCTCATGCCTCAAATattcatcttcatagttagtccactCCTTGTCACGACGAGTTTCCTGAATTGCCATGTTATGtagaattatgcaagtgagcatagtcttgtgTATTTCACGAGGACTTAAACCACGATATGGCCCACACAATTGATATcgaacttcctcttcaaaattccaaaagtcCGTTCCACATCATTCTTCAAAACTATTTGGCGGTCGTTAAAATACCGGTATGAATTACCCAATGTGCCGACAGGGGATGACGGTAACATTGAACCAAGGTTGACCATATTGGATAGATATCATCCGCAAGATAATACCCATGAGTGTATTGATTTCGTTTATTATAAAAGGGACTTCGGGACAAATTCCATActttaaatcttcaaacaaaGATGAGTTGTGCAAAaattaatatcattttgtgaactCTGAAGACCAAAAAAGCATGCCATGTCCAATAATCATAAGAAGCATCAGCTTCAAGGATAACGGTTTTTCGGTTAATGACCCTTATATTTTTAATCAAATTTGCCACTTCTACCATAGTGAGGAAACTCATTTTCCATGACAACTGGCATggaaaatcaaattttttttcatATGTTATAAGAATAAGCCTAacaacatgtttgttttttcATGTATACAGGTAGATGATTTTACGTAGAGGTTTACCTCTATTTCTATATAAAATTTACAACATAATGTTTCTTAAAATTATGTTTGTTTTTCACTATCTAATAACTATATATTTAGTTTTCAAATATGGGTCATGTTAACCTATGCACTAATGTACAGGTTACTAATTTATATAGGATTAAGAGATTTTATATTCCGACGACAATTAAAGTTAATTGTGTTTTAATGAGTAACCAAATTACATTAATACCCTTCCGAAAATATGCCTTTTCTTCGCACCATCTCTGCAAGTCTTGAAAGCAAACTAACTGTTTAATTTCagaatctgatatatattttttcAGCAACCACTACCGGTACTTATCTAAAGAGATTTTTAACTGAAAGTAAAGTGAGATTTAAAGACTTtgtagtaaaataaaaaataaataaatcaaaaacggAAAGAGATGAAATCAACGGCTTTCTTGTTTAATACTTGCTTCATACATGAGGAACTAGGAAGAAACTAAATCAGTTGTTGGGCTGCCACAAATACAACAGTTCCTAAATTTTATCTTTTGGTTTCTCTTCCTCCTTTGGATTTCAAAGCCATAAatcaaacaacataataaacattaaaaaataaaaaaatcatcaaaCACGATCATTATAGAGAAGAACTTGAATGCGATTGATTGTATTTGTTTCTTTTCCCAAATAtcaaaattttccttttttgagaattgaGAACATCACCAAAGAGACACTAATATACAATATAGAACTAGTAAAGATAAAGGAGGAAATAAATAACGGTATTGAGAGCTATTTAGTCTAATTTAATTTGTGGAAAAAATTATCATATGTTGAAGCATGTAAGAATTTGTTTTCCTTCTAAAACGATAAATGAAGAGAAAATTTAAAGTGACAAGTTAAGCTTAGACTTTTATTTAATTACATGGACAACAATGTAAAATGAGCATTCATTAAAATAAAAACATAGATAATAACTAAGAATCTCAAATTCTAGGTTAAAAATGGACATTAATTGCTTCTTAACCTACGCTTCTATGCAAAAGTTAACAATTACCGAATCGGTGAAATtaacaaaataaattaaatttcgGGAGGCTCTCGTCCACGACTCTGTCTGCTTTTACCCATGTGAAATAAATGTTTGAGTCCGCCATTTGTTAGTGTCTACGTAACTTTGCTATTAATATTATCAAAAGTTTCATgtcataaaactaaaaaaatccTGGCATTTTTAAGGGCAACCCGAAAAGAATCAGGgacgacttttttattcccatcTAGTGAAGATGGTTATGGGGTGTCTTAAAATAGAAATTGTCCATATTGTCCTTCACCTTGATGCTAAATCAaaacctatatcctttattttcgtaATCATAACAtttctcttctccttctttaTTTTACCGATTGAAATTTTTTCCAGCgtattaattttgattgaaaccaaatATCATCGATTACACAAATTTTAGGATtagttttttaaaattaaaacccaaaatccattaaccttaaagttgaaacttagaacataaaaaaaaaaaatcgagttaAACAAACAAACCGGAtaaatgatagtagttgtgatccaaaactaggatttggttgcttgaaataaaaaaattgatcgGAATTTTTTTAAGGATATACAGTTGTAGAAAGATAATCGGTAGGTATAAAGTTGATTTTAtccaccgattatggttgattTCTTAAGAAATGAAGAACATTAACCATAATCGGTAAGTAAAATAGATTGTTATTTAGCGATTATTTTTGAgtcaaaaaattcaatttttctgtACTAAAATTTAAGCATAATCGGTAAATATCATCCCCCgtatctaccgattatgaaaatagagaaattcaaaattttataagtttttggaaaatcagaatttggagatACTATCACAATctgtagataatgaacatcacgaaactaccgattgtgaaagtagagaaattcaaaattttattagtttttgaaaaatcagaattttgggctaCTATCACAATCGCTAGATAATGAACACCACGAAAATACCGattgtataatcggtagataatgaacatcgcgaaactaccgattgtgcttttattttggaataaaaaagtataatcggtagataaaatacTCTATTATCTACCCATTCTTTGAAGTTAATAGCGCTGAATGCATTCAATCGTTTCTCTAACCGTTATTGAACATTCAACATGATATTCTTCATGATGtttcccaccttcttcttcatacccaTCCATGTATGTTAATGAtttaagaaaaaaatggttttgtcctactttttctttttttctttcttctccttatACTAAAATCTTAAAACTCAAAAactaaacggaaaatgggtcatttgtccaaatatatttaaaacatggtttaaatggacgagtaaatatTTGTataggtgaaatggacaccaaaaaaatagcaaggatgaaactggattcatccggatttaaacttaaaaaatagcaaagatgaaactggatgcatcctgatgttaattaaaaataagaaaaagtatttgaaaatgggtaggatgaaactttttacatcctggctatttttttaaattttgtccatttaaacagtatcataATCTAAATGTCCtattcacccaggaattgttgattttggtctttttaaccgatTTTGTGAAAACTAAAATGATTTTCCTCTATATAAATTTCTCCCGATTGTAAacttaactaccgattattaacGGTAGTTTGGCCATATTGAAAAACGGGAGATAAGGGTGGCTTCATTTTAGATTTGgatgacccgtttttgtcttattagtcacCGCTAATTCTTGTCGTCTTTAAAAATGTCACGAAAAAATAATCAATAAATCAAGTTGATTAAGTAAGTGCTACTGTCTATATGAATATTGTTGTTTATTACTTACGTCCCACTTTGGATTAATGATAAGGTTTTTTAGGAACCATTAATTGAGGGATAGaaaaaggaattgggggatataaaaaaaggataaaaactggttccagatatcaattcggggtcacccgttatctaagtattttatgtaTTACCTAATCTACTCCTCattaatcaggattagtgatcaataataattagtaaaatcttaagaattttgataaatgattagtgtgtgttttatttgaatttgggtgagtgaggtgagagtataaGGAGgggaaaatatttttgagtggaaatttttttgttggacctcttcacattcatcggacaatttccaacaatccgcggcttggtttcggcaaacacgcacagccttcgtatgatcctacaattaggagacaatacaattaagatattttacataaatacacaacaatacatatgcacaagataaaaaatacttacataagtttgatagatagtacgaaaccacgagtgcttgtatccaaatagtgttttcggttccaaagcttcaccccaaattctaccacgttcaaggtcaggtatcatgtcattaatatgaggaaggtgggaacctttaactttcactttgcattgcccttcttgccattgccttgtgttggttgttgacttggcccaccaacttcgctttggctttttaattgacttggaggaatcacattatcttcatcctcactttcctcttcatcttgctcatcttgatcatcgtgGTCACGGATTACAgctcgactacggtcaccaccactctcccaaattatccctcttgtctcagcccccaaacgctttttacgaccttcatatttccctcgaggagggagagattgaggagtatcaagaccgtccttccttcttctcttagtgacaacatctttagtttttcttttgttagcctccttggcttttgacctatatcataaaatcacacgaaatgaatgtgagacaactcactttcagtttttccACCGGCATTGACTTACTGAAACAAAACACGCCGGTTGTCTGTTCCGGCATTAAACAATGACTGTCGACAATGCCGGTAATCATATGTAGTTCTCCTGTATGTTtttagtccactaccggcatcCATACATATCAATCAATTTCATGTCGTAACCTGGTGCCGGCATTCAAATCAACCTAAAAATGTATGTCGGTATTGGtgataaattcataaactctcctgtatggTTTAATTCTACTACCGACATGCTCGAATTTTCACAAAAGAATGCCGGTACTATAAACCGGCATACAATAAAACCAAATGTCTATGCCGGTACTAatgacaaattcataaactctcctgtatgtttttagaccactaccggcatacacgaatagttataaatgactgccggtaccaagaaccggcagggaattcgacccaaattctatgccGGTATCTAAAATTCAGTTTCTGGTGAATCTGCGGAGTGAAACCGGCATTGCAttcatcctagattgaatgcCGGAAGGTAAAACCGTCACCGTATTCGTACATATTTCAGTACCGGTaatcactgaaactcaactgtttcagttagggtttgcgattctaacctaaactcattgctataaatcgattaaaacactcataaagtagtttaaaatcgagaagccatggttgcgagaggttgattgtccgaatccgctgcttgttcttcttcttgctcttgggcaattttagcaattctttgtttttgtttttgttaagcaatcgattttgagttcgattgggcattCGTTTTCTTTCGTGGATTTTAAGTTCGATTGGGCATtcgttttctttcgtggaggcattgtttatgatccgggtaggttaatcgacgaagaaatttttgaatcgacgaagaaatttttaagTAATACTTGTGTGTTATTACATTACTTTCTTTTTAGTTTTaataatacatatatatttttgtaatcaTAATTTTAagtaatattcaaggccctcccggccctacccgcccgagcccaaattacaTAACAGGTTTGGGCAGGCCATGTGTACTAACTGTAAATAAATAATCTTGTCCGTCCGGCCCATTTAATTTCATGGGTAAGAGATTTTCCTGCCCGCCCTATACCGTCTCGTTTAATAATTAGGCCGGGCAGCCCAGCCCAGCCCGGTTTACACCCCTAAGTTCGTTGAAGCTTCGGTGGGATGTACTCTTGTTCAAGCTATGCCGTTTAAACCTCCTTCTGAGTTATTGAATCTTCATCCAAGTCTGGAAGGAGTGGAAGAACCAGCGCAAGTTCAACTCACAAGGTTCACTTGTGGATCTTTAGCAGTTGGGTTTACTTCTAATCACATTGTAGCTGATGGACATGCTACAAGCAATTTCTTCGTCGCTTGGGGTCAAACTTGTAGAGGTATTGATATCAAACCATGTCCTTTACGTGATCGAACGATCTTCGCTCCTCGCGACCCACCACAATACGATCATGAGCACAAAGGAGTCAGAATTTAGAACCAAGAAACCACCTAGCAAACTGAGCGGTACTTTtcttgatcatgaaaatattattgtGCAGAAAGTTCATTTCACAGTCGAGTTTCTTAGCAAACTCAAAGATAAAGCTTCTTCTGCATTattgaaaaataatgaaaaaccaTACAGCACATTTGTGAGTCTGGTTGCTCATCTGTGGAGAACTGTAACTAAAGCTCGTGGGCTAAATGGTCATGAAACTACAAATATAAGGTTAGCGGTGAACGTGCGAGGTAGGTTAATCCCAAGAATGGCTAATGAATACTTTGGCAATTTGGTATTATGGGCATATCCCACTGCCAGAGTAAAGGAGTTGTTGCGTGAGCCATTACCCTTTGCAGCAAAGACCATAAATGATGCCATTGCAAAGGTGAACGACAAGTACTTCAAATCATTCATCGACTTCGCAAGTTACAAAGCAAAAGAAGAGGAGCTCATACCGACCGCTGACATGAACAAAACAGTTTTATCCCCCAACTTGGAAGTTGAGAGCTGGTTAAGATTTCCGTTCTATGATCTTGATTTTGGTGGTGGAAGTCCTTACATTTTCATGCCATCTTATTTTCCAACTGAAGGGATGATCTTTTTGCTACCTTCATTCACAGGAGATGGAAGTACAGATGCTTTTATACCCTTGTTTCAACGAAATTTGGCTTCTTTCAAACAAATTTGCTATTCTCTCTAGATTGATAATCAATGTTTAAAGATGGAACAATGATCAGTATCGATGTTTTGTAAAACTGATCTCAGGGCATACAACCCTGTTTAACTTCTGAAAATTAAATGATATGTACTGTATGAGTTATGCTAATACTAATGCAATGTATCCTAATCAAGCGTTTGCTGCCATGTCATATTTGAAACTACCAATGAATAAATTGCAAGATCGTACAGTGCATACCTGAACATTACTGATATACAATACTACTTCAGTCACTGAATTTCGCTGATATGAAACACTACTTCAACCAGTTTCAAACCAAAGAAAAACACTTGGTTGATCATTTACAGAAGAACAGTACTTACTGTGCGTCAAGTCCTGATACAATATGTACGTAACGATGGACCTGATAGTAGTAGAGACTAATACGAGAACCTTATCTTATCATCCTTCAATAATTTTTACAGCAGACCtgcagaaagaaaaataaaaattgacaGTTAGTTGATCCTCCTAAAACACGAAGAGAACTACAGGGAAGCACTGTTGGCATTTTAACAACTTAGTTTTCTATTTTACTGCTCAGACTCGAAACGTACCCGAATGGGCTTTGCTTGATAGACAGTAATTCAATGTCCAACTGCATATCAAAGTAGAAATTTCAAGTTATATGATAAACATTCAGCAAGCAGAGTCttgtttgtttctttcttttttcaactAAAGGATAGAATGTTCAGGTACAAATTAATAGAAAAGCATGTTACCTCGATTATTGCATTTGGAGGAATCTCTTGGACCCCTTTGCTTCCATAAGCTAGTTCAGGAGGAACTATCACCACTCTCTGTGAAACGTAATATATTACAGAAACCGGACTTCAAGTTATCAGGACTCTTAgtttgaaaatgaaaagaaataaattGGTAAAACGACAGACTTATGTGGTAATGCTGTATTCGCTATATTGAAGCTCATGACACGGACGAACAAAATTCATGCTTGACATATCTAACCTGGCCTCCAACTCGCATGCCTTCGGTACCAAGATCTAACCCTTTAAGTACGTTTCCTCTCTCAGAATTACCAACATCAAATCCATATGGCTGCAAAGGACAAATATAACACCTTAAGGTTACAGAACAGTCTCATATCGTTTATTTTTATACGCTGCAGCCAATTGCTCAAGTCTTCAAACACTAAGGTATACGAAAAAATTGAGTCATGGGGTGGTGGACTTGCATCTTTTTTACAAAAGCAACAGAGATTAATTGTTAAATTTAATCAATAGCTCAAACTTTTTGGTGACGAGTATACAGAACTTGGAAGGATTATAGCTGAGCAACTACAATCTAAAGGTAAAACTCTAACAGAGATGGCCGAAAGTATTATTATTCAAACCTACCGTTCCCCCACCGACTCCAAGTCCTTGTCTGCTAGTCATAAAACTTATTGCCTTCCACTTGGCTACGTAATGGACCTACATATCATGGATAAATGACATATGCATTACTTACAAGCAGTCATAGGGTGAATGCAAAACAAAATGAGAAACCTACTCATGATGGATCTCTGAACTACTCTCACAGAAGAGCATCATTAGAAGGTTTTAACCTACACATAAGCCTGTGTTGCACATATCATCCTTAACTAATAACATGTAAGAATTGATTTTAACGTAAATTAAAAACCATGTCATGGAAATCTAAGTGGCATACAACCATACTGCAACTCGTGATCCTTTCACAGCTTTCGCTCCTTCTCCAACCTTCAGATCATAGtacctgatttgaaggatatcaCAATCAGAAACCACGCTATGCCAAATGCTTGAGACTAATCTCTATTTTACTATGTGAAAACGTAAACAAACCAGGGTAACAGTTTT encodes the following:
- the LOC113313607 gene encoding peptidyl-prolyl cis-trans isomerase FKBP16-4, chloroplastic-like, whose protein sequence is MELSILPSYKQGLVSSFSPISRRRTPINRNSSRATCQCSIDDSVKPFTLPLQSDGRRALMSCVLAAVASVYICEAAEAVSTSRRALRGSKIPESEFTTLPNGLKYYDLKVGEGAKAVKGSRVAVHYVAKWKAISFMTSRQGLGVGGGTPYGFDVGNSERGNVLKGLDLGTEGMRVGGQRVVIVPPELAYGSKGVQEIPPNAIIELDIELLSIKQSPFGSAVKIIEG